From a single Tachypleus tridentatus isolate NWPU-2018 chromosome 6, ASM421037v1, whole genome shotgun sequence genomic region:
- the LOC143253199 gene encoding uncharacterized protein LOC143253199 isoform X4, translated as MLEKPNKRPAESLPSSFKQGDIGDSSERQAKLACHSSTQNQGQRDIHSQSTIPSFSVQIVQQFSSSNSAHAQHSQTIQTNVTVKAVHPESPITSVSSSQCERLQDTTVSSGTNIECKQEKGGELNQCNNIGLSTCNNHNPSSGNNSGGHERFSDAFSSLGFPEDSSSDVIHPDILKDLIDDVLTTGNPSDLMKDFNFDDSGGSDREQDEDPKGSNDHMLDIAGKPHNTPPPQSQFASTQDAFSTMQVQGSVSRFSPGTRGSPMGNSATASVTPTTTFQSSHLSNYTHSGGFSVSPTLGLDFKLGEPSPAAQTLKQMAEQHQSMQQKQQIGLNMGSPHSRSPFTNENYTESMTLPSIRSGYMSTSSGQVNTAQNTQASNILAARNYDQQTHFTSVRPASGGGLFKQESENGVFSVSQGIATTNSMAPLSGMDFQKHQQTLQIQHIHQLPIEQKSVGGGSQYGVPSPDNKHLQSGMPQPSTYRSTRPLSHFSSGQTSSVHNQFIRGPNPSLVPSPTQHYRPPSRSNLQLSQSQHMQISQTGSQLQVCQSQQIQLSRDFEQSPTGNSQQQQQQISMFSTYPHSTTAPKLPFQMTMSQAQSLSFANQFPGGSGGSNSGIPSREDMCQQIMKQQQRIQQNNIAASNAQREAQLQQFINRPPPEYKHHIVTNQVLPQHQRMITNNSMVGLNQTQSSQRFAQPTDISRRGMLSETMVHTLQHPSSQVRMLVRARSQQGGVPTSRIGMETAMENFSQTANPTHINIASSSPNDHMTHTRPTYSNSLSRPQRPPNVNVGPEGLNISQRAAAPEWRHLILQQQHQQTRVRPVNQPDNPMPFPRASQGTMGQNMASPSMSILNNQVVPRTVIPQHAMRSVTLESVQRSHIQNNQMLMHQHQQMPYQTGMNPMDNSSSQHSSMQISSAVPLSTSNLTSQGHIYPVSGSTNSSNQAEDPSHFNLDFLDNNFIESTATDLLNLDPVLNGGNNSFNLLDEMGMLNK; from the exons AAACCGAATAAACGGCCTGCAGAAAGTCTCCCATCTTCATTTAAACAAGGTGATATTGGAGATTCATCTGAACGACAAGCTAAATTGGCTTGTCACAGCAGTACACAAAATCAAGGACAACGAGATATTCATAGTCAGTCCACCATTCCAAGTTTTTCCGTCCAAATTGTCCAGCAATTCTCCAGTTCAAATTCTGCTCACGCTCAACACTCCCAAACTATCCAAACCAACGTAACTGTCAAGGCTGTCCATCCAGAATCTCCTATAACTTCAGTATCAAGTAGTCAATGTGAAAGGCTTCAGGATACTACGGTTTCTTCAGGAACGAATATTGAGTGCAAGCAGGAAAAAGGAGGAGAATTAAACCAATGCAATAATATTGGGCTGAGCACATGTAACAACCACAATCCTAGTAGCGGAAACAACTCGGGAGGACACGAGCGTTTCTCGGACGCCTTCTCTAGTTTGGGATTCCCCGAGGATTCTAGCAGTGACGTTATTCATCCCGACATCTTGAAGGACTTGATCGATGACGTATTAACAACGGGAAACCCATCAGACCTGATGAAAGACTTCAATTTCGATGATAGTGGTGGAAGTGACAGGGAACAAGACGAGGATCCCAAGGGTAGCAATGACCATATGTTAGATATTGCTGGAAAACCTCATAATACGCCACCACCCCAAAGCCAGTTCGCTAGTACCCAGGATGCCTTCTCTACCATGCAAGTTCAAGGTAGTGTCTCTCGATTCAGTCCTGGAACAAGAGGTTCGCCAATGGGGAATTCAGCAACTGCTTCTGTAACTCCTACTACCACATTTCAAAGCTCTCATTTATCAAATTACACTCATTCCGGAGGATTCAGTGTAAGTCCTACTCTAGGGCTGGACTTTAAATTGGGCGAGCCCAGTCCAGCTGCTCAGACATTGAAACAAATGGCTGAGCAACACCAGAGTATGCAGCAAAAACAACAAATAGGATTGAACATGGGCTCCCCTCACTCACGCTCCCCATTCACCAATGAAAATTACACAGAATCCATGACATTACCTTCCATACGATCTGGATATATGTCCACATCGAGTGGTCAGGTAAATACTGCTCAAAATACACAGGCATCCAATATACTTGCTGCACGCAATTATGATCAACAAACACATTTTACGAGTGTCCGGCCCGCCAGTGGTGGCGGGCTCTTCAAACAGGAAAGTGAGAATGGAGTCTTTTCTGTCAGTCAGGGTATAGCTACGACAAACAGTATGGCTCCATTATCGGGAATGGACTTCCAAAAGCACCAACAGACTCTACAGATACAGCATATTCATCAGTTACCAATAGAACAGAAGTCAGTGGGAGGCGGGTCACAGTATGGAGTTCCTAGTCCAGATAACAAACACTTGCAGTCTGGGATGCCCCAGCCATCAACCTACAGGTCCACCAGACCTCTTTCACACTTCTCGTCTGGGCAGACATCCAGCGTACATAATCAGTTTATTAGGGGACCTAACCCGAGTCTCGTTCCTTCACCCACTCAACATTATCGGCCACCTTCCCGATCCAACCTGCAACTGTCACAGTCACAGCatatgcagatctctcaaactgGCTCACAACTCCAG GTTTGCCAGAGCCAACAAATACAATTATCCAGAGACTTTGAGCAGAGCCCCACTGGCAActctcaacaacaacaacagcagatTTCCATGTTCTCCACTTACCCTCACTCTACCACTGCTCCCAAGCTGCCTTTTCAAATGACTATGTCACAAGCCCAATCCCTCAGTTTTGCAAACCAGTTCCCTGGTGGTAGCGGTGGAAGTAACAGCGGAATACCTTCTCGTGAGGACATGTGCCAGCAGATAATGAAACAGCAACAAAGAATACAGCAAAACAACATTGCTGCCTCTAACGCACAAAGAGAAGCCCAACTTCAACAGTTCATAAACAGGCCTCCACCGGAATACAAACACCACATAGTTACCAATCAAGTGCTTCCACAACATCAACGAATGATAACAAATAATTCCATGGTGGGACTAAACCAAACCCAGAGTTCTCAGCGGTTTGCACAGCCTACCGATATTTCCAGGAGAGGAATGTTATCCGAAACGATGGTGCACACTTTACAACATCCTTCTTCTCAAGTTAGGATGTTGGTAAGAGCAAGATCACAGCAAGGTGGAGTTCCTACATCCCGTATAGGCATGGAAACTGCGATGGAAAATTTCAGTCAAACAGCAAATCCGACTCATATAAACATAGCATCTTCAAGTCCTAACGACCACATGACTCATACAAGACCTACTTACAGCAATTCCCTTTCTCGCCCCCAACGGCCTCCAAACGTCAATGTAGGACCTGAGGGATTAAACATATCTCAAAGAGCAGCCGCTCCAGAGTGGAGACATTTGATTTTGCAGCAACAACATCAGCAAACACGTGTTAGGCCCGTCAACCAACCTGATAATCCCATGCCATTTCCACGAGCATCGCAAGGGACTATGGGACAAAATATGGCGTCCCCTTCTATGAGCATATTAAATAATCAAGTGGTCCCGAGAACTGTGATTCCCCAACATGCGATGAGAAGCGTCACTTTGGAATCAGTTCAACGATCCCATATACAGAATAACCAAATGCTCATGCACCAACACCAACAAATGCCTTATCAAACTGGAATGAACCCGATGGACAACAGTAGCAGTCAACATAGCAGCATGCAGATATCGTCAGCTGTACCGCTATCAACTAGTAACTTGACCAGTCAGGGACATATTTACCCAGTTAGTGGCAGTACAAACTCATCCAATCAAGCAGAAGATCCGTCACATTTCAATTTAGATTTCTTAGATAATAACTTTATAGAGAGTACGGCCACAGACTTACTAAATTTAGATCCAGTACTGAATGGTGGTAACAACAGTTTTAACCTTCTAGACGAGATGGGTATGTTGAACAAGTGA
- the LOC143253199 gene encoding uncharacterized protein LOC143253199 isoform X3: MLEQKPNKRPAESLPSSFKQGDIGDSSERQAKLACHSSTQNQGQRDIHSQSTIPSFSVQIVQQFSSSNSAHAQHSQTIQTNVTVKAVHPESPITSVSSSQCERLQDTTVSSGTNIECKQEKGGELNQCNNIGLSTCNNHNPSSGNNSGGHERFSDAFSSLGFPEDSSSDVIHPDILKDLIDDVLTTGNPSDLMKDFNFDDSGGSDREQDEDPKGSNDHMLDIAGKPHNTPPPQSQFASTQDAFSTMQVQGSVSRFSPGTRGSPMGNSATASVTPTTTFQSSHLSNYTHSGGFSVSPTLGLDFKLGEPSPAAQTLKQMAEQHQSMQQKQQIGLNMGSPHSRSPFTNENYTESMTLPSIRSGYMSTSSGQVNTAQNTQASNILAARNYDQQTHFTSVRPASGGGLFKQESENGVFSVSQGIATTNSMAPLSGMDFQKHQQTLQIQHIHQLPIEQKSVGGGSQYGVPSPDNKHLQSGMPQPSTYRSTRPLSHFSSGQTSSVHNQFIRGPNPSLVPSPTQHYRPPSRSNLQLSQSQHMQISQTGSQLQVCQSQQIQLSRDFEQSPTGNSQQQQQQISMFSTYPHSTTAPKLPFQMTMSQAQSLSFANQFPGGSGGSNSGIPSREDMCQQIMKQQQRIQQNNIAASNAQREAQLQQFINRPPPEYKHHIVTNQVLPQHQRMITNNSMVGLNQTQSSQRFAQPTDISRRGMLSETMVHTLQHPSSQVRMLVRARSQQGGVPTSRIGMETAMENFSQTANPTHINIASSSPNDHMTHTRPTYSNSLSRPQRPPNVNVGPEGLNISQRAAAPEWRHLILQQQHQQTRVRPVNQPDNPMPFPRASQGTMGQNMASPSMSILNNQVVPRTVIPQHAMRSVTLESVQRSHIQNNQMLMHQHQQMPYQTGMNPMDNSSSQHSSMQISSAVPLSTSNLTSQGHIYPVSGSTNSSNQAEDPSHFNLDFLDNNFIESTATDLLNLDPVLNGGNNSFNLLDEMGMLNK, from the exons CAGAAACCGAATAAACGGCCTGCAGAAAGTCTCCCATCTTCATTTAAACAAGGTGATATTGGAGATTCATCTGAACGACAAGCTAAATTGGCTTGTCACAGCAGTACACAAAATCAAGGACAACGAGATATTCATAGTCAGTCCACCATTCCAAGTTTTTCCGTCCAAATTGTCCAGCAATTCTCCAGTTCAAATTCTGCTCACGCTCAACACTCCCAAACTATCCAAACCAACGTAACTGTCAAGGCTGTCCATCCAGAATCTCCTATAACTTCAGTATCAAGTAGTCAATGTGAAAGGCTTCAGGATACTACGGTTTCTTCAGGAACGAATATTGAGTGCAAGCAGGAAAAAGGAGGAGAATTAAACCAATGCAATAATATTGGGCTGAGCACATGTAACAACCACAATCCTAGTAGCGGAAACAACTCGGGAGGACACGAGCGTTTCTCGGACGCCTTCTCTAGTTTGGGATTCCCCGAGGATTCTAGCAGTGACGTTATTCATCCCGACATCTTGAAGGACTTGATCGATGACGTATTAACAACGGGAAACCCATCAGACCTGATGAAAGACTTCAATTTCGATGATAGTGGTGGAAGTGACAGGGAACAAGACGAGGATCCCAAGGGTAGCAATGACCATATGTTAGATATTGCTGGAAAACCTCATAATACGCCACCACCCCAAAGCCAGTTCGCTAGTACCCAGGATGCCTTCTCTACCATGCAAGTTCAAGGTAGTGTCTCTCGATTCAGTCCTGGAACAAGAGGTTCGCCAATGGGGAATTCAGCAACTGCTTCTGTAACTCCTACTACCACATTTCAAAGCTCTCATTTATCAAATTACACTCATTCCGGAGGATTCAGTGTAAGTCCTACTCTAGGGCTGGACTTTAAATTGGGCGAGCCCAGTCCAGCTGCTCAGACATTGAAACAAATGGCTGAGCAACACCAGAGTATGCAGCAAAAACAACAAATAGGATTGAACATGGGCTCCCCTCACTCACGCTCCCCATTCACCAATGAAAATTACACAGAATCCATGACATTACCTTCCATACGATCTGGATATATGTCCACATCGAGTGGTCAGGTAAATACTGCTCAAAATACACAGGCATCCAATATACTTGCTGCACGCAATTATGATCAACAAACACATTTTACGAGTGTCCGGCCCGCCAGTGGTGGCGGGCTCTTCAAACAGGAAAGTGAGAATGGAGTCTTTTCTGTCAGTCAGGGTATAGCTACGACAAACAGTATGGCTCCATTATCGGGAATGGACTTCCAAAAGCACCAACAGACTCTACAGATACAGCATATTCATCAGTTACCAATAGAACAGAAGTCAGTGGGAGGCGGGTCACAGTATGGAGTTCCTAGTCCAGATAACAAACACTTGCAGTCTGGGATGCCCCAGCCATCAACCTACAGGTCCACCAGACCTCTTTCACACTTCTCGTCTGGGCAGACATCCAGCGTACATAATCAGTTTATTAGGGGACCTAACCCGAGTCTCGTTCCTTCACCCACTCAACATTATCGGCCACCTTCCCGATCCAACCTGCAACTGTCACAGTCACAGCatatgcagatctctcaaactgGCTCACAACTCCAG GTTTGCCAGAGCCAACAAATACAATTATCCAGAGACTTTGAGCAGAGCCCCACTGGCAActctcaacaacaacaacagcagatTTCCATGTTCTCCACTTACCCTCACTCTACCACTGCTCCCAAGCTGCCTTTTCAAATGACTATGTCACAAGCCCAATCCCTCAGTTTTGCAAACCAGTTCCCTGGTGGTAGCGGTGGAAGTAACAGCGGAATACCTTCTCGTGAGGACATGTGCCAGCAGATAATGAAACAGCAACAAAGAATACAGCAAAACAACATTGCTGCCTCTAACGCACAAAGAGAAGCCCAACTTCAACAGTTCATAAACAGGCCTCCACCGGAATACAAACACCACATAGTTACCAATCAAGTGCTTCCACAACATCAACGAATGATAACAAATAATTCCATGGTGGGACTAAACCAAACCCAGAGTTCTCAGCGGTTTGCACAGCCTACCGATATTTCCAGGAGAGGAATGTTATCCGAAACGATGGTGCACACTTTACAACATCCTTCTTCTCAAGTTAGGATGTTGGTAAGAGCAAGATCACAGCAAGGTGGAGTTCCTACATCCCGTATAGGCATGGAAACTGCGATGGAAAATTTCAGTCAAACAGCAAATCCGACTCATATAAACATAGCATCTTCAAGTCCTAACGACCACATGACTCATACAAGACCTACTTACAGCAATTCCCTTTCTCGCCCCCAACGGCCTCCAAACGTCAATGTAGGACCTGAGGGATTAAACATATCTCAAAGAGCAGCCGCTCCAGAGTGGAGACATTTGATTTTGCAGCAACAACATCAGCAAACACGTGTTAGGCCCGTCAACCAACCTGATAATCCCATGCCATTTCCACGAGCATCGCAAGGGACTATGGGACAAAATATGGCGTCCCCTTCTATGAGCATATTAAATAATCAAGTGGTCCCGAGAACTGTGATTCCCCAACATGCGATGAGAAGCGTCACTTTGGAATCAGTTCAACGATCCCATATACAGAATAACCAAATGCTCATGCACCAACACCAACAAATGCCTTATCAAACTGGAATGAACCCGATGGACAACAGTAGCAGTCAACATAGCAGCATGCAGATATCGTCAGCTGTACCGCTATCAACTAGTAACTTGACCAGTCAGGGACATATTTACCCAGTTAGTGGCAGTACAAACTCATCCAATCAAGCAGAAGATCCGTCACATTTCAATTTAGATTTCTTAGATAATAACTTTATAGAGAGTACGGCCACAGACTTACTAAATTTAGATCCAGTACTGAATGGTGGTAACAACAGTTTTAACCTTCTAGACGAGATGGGTATGTTGAACAAGTGA
- the LOC143253199 gene encoding uncharacterized protein LOC143253199 isoform X1 has product MGDILPPKRQAVVDRLRRRIELYRRNQNGNLIRYDQTLNGWNLQQRQDTLLLKQRYLETKAKKAKKSDSKATKDGLGVSTLGTENTRNVPSQKPNKRPAESLPSSFKQGDIGDSSERQAKLACHSSTQNQGQRDIHSQSTIPSFSVQIVQQFSSSNSAHAQHSQTIQTNVTVKAVHPESPITSVSSSQCERLQDTTVSSGTNIECKQEKGGELNQCNNIGLSTCNNHNPSSGNNSGGHERFSDAFSSLGFPEDSSSDVIHPDILKDLIDDVLTTGNPSDLMKDFNFDDSGGSDREQDEDPKGSNDHMLDIAGKPHNTPPPQSQFASTQDAFSTMQVQGSVSRFSPGTRGSPMGNSATASVTPTTTFQSSHLSNYTHSGGFSVSPTLGLDFKLGEPSPAAQTLKQMAEQHQSMQQKQQIGLNMGSPHSRSPFTNENYTESMTLPSIRSGYMSTSSGQVNTAQNTQASNILAARNYDQQTHFTSVRPASGGGLFKQESENGVFSVSQGIATTNSMAPLSGMDFQKHQQTLQIQHIHQLPIEQKSVGGGSQYGVPSPDNKHLQSGMPQPSTYRSTRPLSHFSSGQTSSVHNQFIRGPNPSLVPSPTQHYRPPSRSNLQLSQSQHMQISQTGSQLQVCQSQQIQLSRDFEQSPTGNSQQQQQQISMFSTYPHSTTAPKLPFQMTMSQAQSLSFANQFPGGSGGSNSGIPSREDMCQQIMKQQQRIQQNNIAASNAQREAQLQQFINRPPPEYKHHIVTNQVLPQHQRMITNNSMVGLNQTQSSQRFAQPTDISRRGMLSETMVHTLQHPSSQVRMLVRARSQQGGVPTSRIGMETAMENFSQTANPTHINIASSSPNDHMTHTRPTYSNSLSRPQRPPNVNVGPEGLNISQRAAAPEWRHLILQQQHQQTRVRPVNQPDNPMPFPRASQGTMGQNMASPSMSILNNQVVPRTVIPQHAMRSVTLESVQRSHIQNNQMLMHQHQQMPYQTGMNPMDNSSSQHSSMQISSAVPLSTSNLTSQGHIYPVSGSTNSSNQAEDPSHFNLDFLDNNFIESTATDLLNLDPVLNGGNNSFNLLDEMGMLNK; this is encoded by the exons CAGAAACCGAATAAACGGCCTGCAGAAAGTCTCCCATCTTCATTTAAACAAGGTGATATTGGAGATTCATCTGAACGACAAGCTAAATTGGCTTGTCACAGCAGTACACAAAATCAAGGACAACGAGATATTCATAGTCAGTCCACCATTCCAAGTTTTTCCGTCCAAATTGTCCAGCAATTCTCCAGTTCAAATTCTGCTCACGCTCAACACTCCCAAACTATCCAAACCAACGTAACTGTCAAGGCTGTCCATCCAGAATCTCCTATAACTTCAGTATCAAGTAGTCAATGTGAAAGGCTTCAGGATACTACGGTTTCTTCAGGAACGAATATTGAGTGCAAGCAGGAAAAAGGAGGAGAATTAAACCAATGCAATAATATTGGGCTGAGCACATGTAACAACCACAATCCTAGTAGCGGAAACAACTCGGGAGGACACGAGCGTTTCTCGGACGCCTTCTCTAGTTTGGGATTCCCCGAGGATTCTAGCAGTGACGTTATTCATCCCGACATCTTGAAGGACTTGATCGATGACGTATTAACAACGGGAAACCCATCAGACCTGATGAAAGACTTCAATTTCGATGATAGTGGTGGAAGTGACAGGGAACAAGACGAGGATCCCAAGGGTAGCAATGACCATATGTTAGATATTGCTGGAAAACCTCATAATACGCCACCACCCCAAAGCCAGTTCGCTAGTACCCAGGATGCCTTCTCTACCATGCAAGTTCAAGGTAGTGTCTCTCGATTCAGTCCTGGAACAAGAGGTTCGCCAATGGGGAATTCAGCAACTGCTTCTGTAACTCCTACTACCACATTTCAAAGCTCTCATTTATCAAATTACACTCATTCCGGAGGATTCAGTGTAAGTCCTACTCTAGGGCTGGACTTTAAATTGGGCGAGCCCAGTCCAGCTGCTCAGACATTGAAACAAATGGCTGAGCAACACCAGAGTATGCAGCAAAAACAACAAATAGGATTGAACATGGGCTCCCCTCACTCACGCTCCCCATTCACCAATGAAAATTACACAGAATCCATGACATTACCTTCCATACGATCTGGATATATGTCCACATCGAGTGGTCAGGTAAATACTGCTCAAAATACACAGGCATCCAATATACTTGCTGCACGCAATTATGATCAACAAACACATTTTACGAGTGTCCGGCCCGCCAGTGGTGGCGGGCTCTTCAAACAGGAAAGTGAGAATGGAGTCTTTTCTGTCAGTCAGGGTATAGCTACGACAAACAGTATGGCTCCATTATCGGGAATGGACTTCCAAAAGCACCAACAGACTCTACAGATACAGCATATTCATCAGTTACCAATAGAACAGAAGTCAGTGGGAGGCGGGTCACAGTATGGAGTTCCTAGTCCAGATAACAAACACTTGCAGTCTGGGATGCCCCAGCCATCAACCTACAGGTCCACCAGACCTCTTTCACACTTCTCGTCTGGGCAGACATCCAGCGTACATAATCAGTTTATTAGGGGACCTAACCCGAGTCTCGTTCCTTCACCCACTCAACATTATCGGCCACCTTCCCGATCCAACCTGCAACTGTCACAGTCACAGCatatgcagatctctcaaactgGCTCACAACTCCAG GTTTGCCAGAGCCAACAAATACAATTATCCAGAGACTTTGAGCAGAGCCCCACTGGCAActctcaacaacaacaacagcagatTTCCATGTTCTCCACTTACCCTCACTCTACCACTGCTCCCAAGCTGCCTTTTCAAATGACTATGTCACAAGCCCAATCCCTCAGTTTTGCAAACCAGTTCCCTGGTGGTAGCGGTGGAAGTAACAGCGGAATACCTTCTCGTGAGGACATGTGCCAGCAGATAATGAAACAGCAACAAAGAATACAGCAAAACAACATTGCTGCCTCTAACGCACAAAGAGAAGCCCAACTTCAACAGTTCATAAACAGGCCTCCACCGGAATACAAACACCACATAGTTACCAATCAAGTGCTTCCACAACATCAACGAATGATAACAAATAATTCCATGGTGGGACTAAACCAAACCCAGAGTTCTCAGCGGTTTGCACAGCCTACCGATATTTCCAGGAGAGGAATGTTATCCGAAACGATGGTGCACACTTTACAACATCCTTCTTCTCAAGTTAGGATGTTGGTAAGAGCAAGATCACAGCAAGGTGGAGTTCCTACATCCCGTATAGGCATGGAAACTGCGATGGAAAATTTCAGTCAAACAGCAAATCCGACTCATATAAACATAGCATCTTCAAGTCCTAACGACCACATGACTCATACAAGACCTACTTACAGCAATTCCCTTTCTCGCCCCCAACGGCCTCCAAACGTCAATGTAGGACCTGAGGGATTAAACATATCTCAAAGAGCAGCCGCTCCAGAGTGGAGACATTTGATTTTGCAGCAACAACATCAGCAAACACGTGTTAGGCCCGTCAACCAACCTGATAATCCCATGCCATTTCCACGAGCATCGCAAGGGACTATGGGACAAAATATGGCGTCCCCTTCTATGAGCATATTAAATAATCAAGTGGTCCCGAGAACTGTGATTCCCCAACATGCGATGAGAAGCGTCACTTTGGAATCAGTTCAACGATCCCATATACAGAATAACCAAATGCTCATGCACCAACACCAACAAATGCCTTATCAAACTGGAATGAACCCGATGGACAACAGTAGCAGTCAACATAGCAGCATGCAGATATCGTCAGCTGTACCGCTATCAACTAGTAACTTGACCAGTCAGGGACATATTTACCCAGTTAGTGGCAGTACAAACTCATCCAATCAAGCAGAAGATCCGTCACATTTCAATTTAGATTTCTTAGATAATAACTTTATAGAGAGTACGGCCACAGACTTACTAAATTTAGATCCAGTACTGAATGGTGGTAACAACAGTTTTAACCTTCTAGACGAGATGGGTATGTTGAACAAGTGA